Genomic DNA from Misgurnus anguillicaudatus chromosome 18, ASM2758022v2, whole genome shotgun sequence:
ttagatctttctgttcattaaatgtaatgttgcggggtccagcaatagtccacgaccttcaagtccaaaaaaagtgcgtccatccttcacaaattaaatccaaacggctccaggatgataaacaaaggtcttctgtgggtaatccgtgcggtgttgttgtagaaatatccatatttaaaatgttattaacgttataaactagcttccggtagcgccgccagactcaggagagaggattagcgtagtgtacgcacttttcttagtgacgtatgacaaattcggagggcgggggcacagagcagcagcagagaaactctgtacgctgcgtaagctctcatcctgaatgcgcatcactccaaaatggcggcgctaccggaacgtagtttataacgttaataacattttaaatatggatatttctacaacaacaccgcacggattacccacagaagacctttgtttatcatcctggagccgtttggatttaatttgtgaaggatggacgcaattttttggacttgaaggtcgtggaccatggctggaccccgtaacattacatttaatgaacagaaagatctaaaacattgtcccaaatatccgaaaatgtgcttgtctgaaaaacgatggacacaCGCAACTCGGACAGCccgggggtgagtaaatcatgggtttaatatcgtttttggccgaactatccctttaagaaaaatgttcaagattttttttgcttgttttatgcacaaaatcacccaaatttgatatttttggtctaaatactagacttattttcttgggtcgttttgctcatcaagaaaaagcatcttaatttaagaatgtttagatatttttactgaaaaaaagacaaaaatactagaatttttttcttgaaaataattttttgcagtgtaccgcgcgtagttggacgttTGAAAATTTTGAGTGTACTTGCTTCATTCACGCatgaaagccgcgcgtgaaattttgctcatcaagacattcacgcggaaatccgtgtcatgggaggggcttctgtgactacGCTTGCGGCGCATTTTTCCGCtaaagttcaaaattttcaacttgcgtgttTCCAGCGGCAACGCACCATTCGTGCCACTAGACACGCGAATTATCCGGAATCCGTCTACCGCACTAACCACCTCATTCGCatcgcgagacctccagacacgcgtcttcacattgacttaacattgaaatcactcgcgcttgacgcctctaccgcggctggtgtgaacgcagcattaaacTTCATGCATATTTCATGTTTACTCATTCGTCTGCAGGTTTACAGTATTCTGCGACATGTTGCTGAAGTCTTGGAGTACACCAAGGACGAACAGCTGGAGAGTTTATTCCAGCGCACCGCCTGGGTCTTCGATGAGAAGTACAAAAAACCTGGATACGGAGCTTATGATGTTTTCAAACAGGCCGTGTCGTAAGTGACCATTATTCAGACGCCacaatgttaaataattttgaGATCTGCTAAAAATctatgtgtttattttctgtgaCGCAGCGATCCTGAAATTTTGGATGGGTTGGATCTGACAGAAGAAGAGAGAAACGTGCTCATCGACAACATTAATAGACGACTCACCCCACAGGCTGTCAAAATAAGAGACGGTATTTCAACTTGTATATAACTCATGTCataatatgtaagatttttgaataaaagtgtctaaaaaCTTCTCGCACAGTGTTATCTATTTCATATGACACGGCATTGACCGATCGGCATATGAAGTTTCACAAGTCTGATTCTTAAGCATTATTGGCGTGATACTTTGATATACACTGATCAATCTGCTCAGCATCGTATAATTTTACGGTTGTAAAActtttctaaaagttacactgTTATGATTACtttattgaaaatgtttaatgtaaaaGGTgcaatatgtgatttttgccGCTAGagctaaacaacaacaacagcagcgGCTTGATGACGCTGTGAAAGATTGTGAAACTGTTGATAGGAATCGATCTGACAGGACTCATGTTCATGGATGAtgtaatgaaattaaaatatattgttttaaaacaaacatcacATACACTTGACTAAATAAAGTTGAGGGAAGTTTCGTATGAGAAAAACAACTTAAACATTTCAGCCCATTGCTTTCTGAATAATTCAGTAGTTGTGTTTTTCCTGCATCATGCATGCAAACAGACACACAAGTCTTCTTTGACTTCAACAATTTTCTTTGcattcataaaatgtaaaaatttctATTTGTGTATCAAATGTTTCTTTTAATCCCATCAACAGATATTGAGGTGGCGTGTTATGGATATGAAGGGATTGATGCTGTCAAAGACGCTCTGAAGGCGGGACTTAGCTGCTCAACAGAGGCAATGCCAATCAAGGTTTGTGTGATcctggtttcttaaaaaaaaaagttttagtctTTCTCATGTGATGACATCATTATGCTGTGTCCTATAGATTAACCTGATCGCACCACCGCGGTACGTCATGACCACAACCACACTGGAGCGCACAGAGGGGCTGTCGGTCCTCAACCAGGCCATGGTTGCCATCAAAGAGCGGATCGAGGAGAAAAGAGGAGTCTTTAATGTTCAGATGGAGGTGAGTTTATAAAGACAGCTAGAGCCATATCTGAGAAATAACTAGAAATGAATCATCATctgttatttaatatttatcatttacatattttatagCCCTTCTCCATACCAAAggttattatcatttttatataatgtgATGTTTATGATGTTTCTCAGCCTAAAGTGGTGACAGACACGGATGAGACGGAGCTGCAGCGACAGCTGGAACGTTTGGAACGAGAGAACGCTGAGGTGGATGGAGACGATGATGCTGAGGAGATGGAGGCGAAAGCTGAAGACTAAAGACTCCAGAGTCAGGATCCATATGAACTGTTTTGTATGGATgggattttattttaacaatgcattttcatttttttaaatatatataagcACAGCTTCCAGTTGTGCAGATGATTTTCTGATCCGGTGACCTTTTTATAACCCGTCGTATGAACTACTAAAATGTTCATTCAAATCATGATTTAATGCTCACATTTCAGAAGCTTCAATTCTCTGGAAATGTAAAGTTTGAGCTTCTCCATTTCAACCTGTCAGTAAACTTCTCGATGGTCAAAGTTGTTTCTTTGAGTTAGACAGATACTTTCAAGATAACgtgtgcattttaattcacaTTCCTTTCTTGGGACGATTTTTCTTGCTTTAAAATTGATCAAAATCAGAAAGTTTTCACAAAAGCTTCACCAGTCATTTCATGTTAGATAcagaaaaaaagacatcaaaaaCAGATCAAAGTAATGTtaccatttaaaaaattagaGACTAACTTTGAATGCTTCGACGTTTGCTTCtttaaatcctttaaaaaaagaagtaCTTACCACCTTAGAAATGAACAAACTCTTTGTTTATAggtattatttttgaataacCTAACAAATCACAACATTGACCCAAGAATCCAAGGTCCAAAATACACCAagtaaatgttatattttatgcactaattttttatttaatataaaacagcattttttcgTACACTGTAAGAAATACTTTGCTGCT
This window encodes:
- the eif2s1b gene encoding eukaryotic translation initiation factor 2 subunit 1b, translating into MPGLSCRFYQHRFPEVEDVVMVNVRSIAEMGAYVSLLEYNNIEGMILLSELSRRRIRSINKLIRIGRNECVVVIRVDKEKGYIDLSKRRVSPEEAIKCEDKFTKSKTVYSILRHVAEVLEYTKDEQLESLFQRTAWVFDEKYKKPGYGAYDVFKQAVSDPEILDGLDLTEEERNVLIDNINRRLTPQAVKIRDDIEVACYGYEGIDAVKDALKAGLSCSTEAMPIKINLIAPPRYVMTTTTLERTEGLSVLNQAMVAIKERIEEKRGVFNVQMEPKVVTDTDETELQRQLERLERENAEVDGDDDAEEMEAKAED